The sequence CTACGTTCTTCACAGTTTAGAAGCTTCATTATGGTGTTTCCTAAATTCCGAAAGTTATTCCGAAGCCGTTTTGAAAGCCGTCAATTTAGGAGAAGATACCGATACAACCGGAGCCATTACAGGCGGAATTGCAGGAATTTATTATGGTTTTGAAAATATTCCTGAAGAATGGATTGCTGAATTAGTGAGGAAGGAGGATATTGAAAACTTATGTAATAAATTAGAGAAAAAAATAATGAAATAAAGCACAAACCATGAACGAACAACATAAGAAAAAATTAAGCAAATTCCTGAGCTATGTTCTCAGGCATCATCCCGAACTCATCAATTTGAATTTGGATGAAAATGGATGGGCAGATGTTGATGAATTAATCACAAAATCAAAAAGAGATTCTTATGAAGGCTTTACCTTTGAAGAATTAGATGAAATCGTACAAACTAACGAAAAAAAGCGTTTTGCTTTTAATGAAGATAAAACAAGAATCAGAGCCAGTCAAGGACATTCAGTTGAGATTAATCTGGCTTTAATTCCACAACAACCACCTGAATTTTTGTATCACGGAACAGCTCAAAGTAATATCGTATCCATTTTAGAAAAAGGTATTGAAAAAAGAAGCCGACAACATGTTCATTTAAGTCAAGATAAAGAAACCGCTACCAGAGTAGGAATGCGCCACGGAAAACCGGTTATTCTAACGATCAGAACACAAAAAATGTTTGAAGAGGGAATTGAATTTTATCTTTCGGAAAACGAGGTTTGGCTGACGGATTTTGTGAAGTCGAAATATATCACTCATGAGTAATTGTTTTTCAATCTATTGGTATTGAAATATTTAATTAAAATAAATCTAGTCTTTTTCCTTCCGTGATTCAGGTGTTTTTCCTGTAAGTTTTATGTTTTTATAGAGCGAAATTTGTTCTGTTAAACCATTAAAAACCAAAAATCATGACAACTAAAAAACATTTTTTCGTTTCATTAGAAGGAGTAGATCTTAGCGACGAACAATTAAAAAACATCGACAAAAGAATTCAGAATGTAGTACTTTCTGAGCTTTCAAAAGTCGATAACACGCAGTCTTTCTCTGCTCAACGAGATTTCAGAGCCATTATAAAGCCTCTTCGCATCAAAGACTGGTTTCCGTGGGGAATTGTCATCCTCAAACCGCAGATTGACATTCAGTCTCAGTTAAAAGATATTCAGTCTCAAATCAAAGCTTATGGAGGCTAAAAACAGCTCATCAAAAAAGATGTGTCCCAGTTACTTAGGAAAAACCGGGGCGCAGCTTTTTGGAGTATTGGGAAAAGACGGGAAAGTGAATTTTATCACGCCACTTACCGTCACAGAAGAGTTTCTTGAGCTCAATAAAAAGAAAAGCAATCTCGAGCAGCGATTCCGTTTTACAGGAAAATGCGCAGAAAAAGGGTGTTCACAATGGAATAAAGAAGAGTCGAAATGTTCGCTCTCACAAAAAGTTCAAACACTTGAAAAAGACAGAGTACAGGAATTATCATTCTGCCCGATTCGTTCCCAATGCCGTTGGTTTTTTCAGGATAGAGAAAATGCCTGTTTTTCCTGCAACGAAGTAACCCGGAATATGGAAGAGTTACTTTTGAGTATTTAATTCTTGAGAATTTCAATTTAATTAATGATCTCAAAATAAAAATACGCTCCAATTAGAAGCGTATTTTTCTATCTTTTAGGTAACCCTTTTTTCAAAGCATAATTGGCTCTTTCAACGGCTTTTTTCTCTTTCCAGTCCATGTAGCGTTTTTTGTAACGACCTTTCATGAAATTATCAAAATTTCTCTGAACGGTCAGATTCCACAAAGAATTGGCTTTCACCGCCCATGATTTGTCCCATGCACGAAGCGAAATAGAGAAACTTCCATCCAGATATTTCATCCAGTGCCACCATCCTGTTGGCATAAACAAAGTGTCGCCGTGTTCTAGAAAACACTCAATTCCTTCTACACCGTCCAATGCCGGAAATTTTTCAAAATCAGGATTAGAAATGTCATAATCCTCCAATGCATACGTAGTATAAGGAAGTTTATACAACCTGTCTTTCCATTTGTATTCGAAAAGCAAAACATGTTTTCTTCCGTTAAAATGGGTGTGGAAAATATGAGCTAAATCGATATCGAAATGTAAAAAAGTTACAGAACCTTGACCTCCAAAAAACATTCCCGGATATTTATCCAAAAAACCACCCATCAGTTCTTTCGGTGGGATATACTCATCAAGTAATTTTGAAGCGTGTTTGATTGGGTCGAAAAAGAAAATTCGAAGATCAGTAGGTTCTCTTTGGATGAGATCTATATAATCTGCAAATTTCATTTCGGTAGTCGGTGTATTGATGGGAGCCGAAGGATCAGCCTTTGCGCTGTCATAAAGAGGAACGATAATGTCTCCTACCACTTCTTTCACATAATCCATCGTCCATTTTTGATAGGCTGGCCATTTTTTGGCCATATTTTTTATCACTACCGGTTTTCTTGGGATCAGGTATTTCTCGCGGAACTCTTCTTGAGTAATATCATCAACAATATCTATAGGTTTTAGAATAACCCCCATTTTTATAAATTTTATGTTACAAAATTATTAAATAAACTTATACGAAAATTGAAATATTGTTCTTTTTAATCTATGACCTTTATCATTTTTTATTTAGATTGAGTATAAATTATTGTTCTAAATTATTTAAATTTATAGATGTATTTAATTACGAGGGAATTATTGCTAATTATATATTTTTATGTGTATAATTGTATGAAATTATAATCAATTTTTAAAAATTAGCGTGAATGATTAAAATTTGTTTTTCGAATATATAGGGTAAATGTGTATGTTTGTTGGACATTAAATTTTAAAATCAAAAAAATGAAAAAAGCTATTTTTATTTTGGTATGTTTTATTACATTATCATCTTTTACTTCTAAAGAAATTCAAACAAAAGAACTGCCATCAAACAGTCATTTTACATTTGGAAAGGTGTCAAAACAAAAAGTACAACTTAAAAAAGAAATGAAATACATTGAATTTACTACTTCATGTGGCATTCCTTGTTGGGCAGAATATGATACTGATTATTACAATGAAAACGATGTAATAGATATTATGCTTTATGTAGATGAATATTTTTGCGGAGAGTAGATAAATTAAACAATCATTCATACACAAAAAAACCTTGTATTTATTACAAGGTTTTTTTTGTGTATGGTAATCGGTTATACTAAAAGAGATAAATTTTTTCAAATATTAAAAAAAAGAGCTTCAAAATACAATTTATCACTATTTTTGTAGTCATAAAAATCAATTTAACCTTTGTTCAAAAATTAGATCTCTATAATGTGTAACAAAAAACAAGAACAAATAACTAATTACTCAAATAATAAATTATGAACAGAAAAATTTCCTTATTTCTCATGGTATTTTTCTCAGTCATTGCTTTCGCACAGAAAACAGTTTCCGGGAAGATCACAGATGAAGACGGTGTGGCCATCCCAAGTGCCAGTGTAACGGTAGAAGAGCCCGGCAAAGATGCCATCCTTGCATACGGAATTACCAATTCTAAAGGAGAATATAAGGTGACATTCACTTCTGCAGAATCTAATGTAGACCTGAAGGTTAAAGCTTTTAACCAAAAACCTCTAACAAAACAAATCTCAAACAGCGATCAGACATTAACGTTCAAAATGCAGTCTGAGGCAACAGAAATCAAAGAAGTTCAGCTGAAAACCAAAATGATTACCTCAAGAGGTGATACTATTGCTTATGATCTGAAAGCATTTGACAGCAAAAACGACCGTACTTTGGCTGACGTAATGAAGAAAATTCCGGGAATTGAAGTGAACGCAGACGGTTCTATTCTTTATCAGGGAAATGCCATCAACAAATTCTACGTCAACGGAAAAGATTTAATGGAAGGCGGTTACGGAACGATTAACAATTCGCTTCCAAAAGATGCTGTACAAAAAGTTGAGGTTCTTGAAAATCACCAACCCGTAAAAATGCTTCAGGGGAAAATTCCTTCTGACGCAGCAGCGATCAACATTAAGCTTAAAAACTCAGTAACGATGACCGGTCGAGGTGAAGTTGCAAGCGGTTTTGGAGACCCTTGGCTTTGGAATGTGAAACTAACACCTATGTTTTTTGGTCAGAAAAGCCAATGGGTAGTTAACTATAAGACAAACAATGTTGGTGAACAGGTAGAAAACGAAGGAAATATATTGGGAAGTTATAATCAATGGGAAGGCAGAAGAGGAAATGCTTCGCAGAATAATTGGCTAAGTGTAGAAAATGCAAGTGTACCTAATCTTCCGGTAAGAAGGTATTTATTTAATAATGTTCATTACTTATCAGCAAATTATTTAACAAATATTGATAAGAAAAAAGAATGGGAATTGAAGGTTAACGCCAACTATACCAACAATGCCGTAGAAAGAGAATCCACTACAAATGTAAATGACTTTCAGCAAAACACATCTTATGGATACAGTTTCTTAAACAACTTTTATACAGACAAATTAAAAGGAGAATTAATTTTCACTAAAAATGCTAAAAAAGGTTTTTTCAAAAACGTAACTACTTTCTCACAATTCTGGAATGCAGATCGATCTAATGCAAATAGATATGATAATATTGCAGGTAACAGATTTGGAAGCGAGGCAGTGCAATCACCTACATCATCTTTTCAGAACTCATTGAGTACGATTATTCCATGGAAAGAGAAAATGGTTAATTTAAAATCTTATATTAACTATCAGGATGATTCTCAAACATTGCAGATTACTCCGGCAAATTATCTTCAAATACCTTTCAGAGCAACTCCTACAGGTCCACTTACGACGATTCCTTTTGCTCCTGGAAGTATGGCATTGCAAAATTACAGAATGAAAACTTTAGACACTTCACATTCTGCAAACATTAGCTTCACTACAAAAGGATGGACTTTTACACCGGAAGTTGGTGTAGATTTTTCAACTGACAACCTGACAACAAACTTTGATGGTGCTACTACAGGATCAACTCCTGATTTTGGAAGTTCGCTTTATGAAAACAGCTTAAAGTTCACAGAATTTAAGCCTTTTGCTTCAGTTGGTATTAACTATAAATCTGATGCATGGAGCATATTTTCTAGTCTACCCGTAAATTTTAATAATATAAAAGCTGAAGATCCTTCTAGAAGTGTTAATAAAACTTTGAGTAGAACTACTTTCACACCCAATCTATTTGCTCAATATTCTTTTGCATCTTTCTTTAAAGCAAGTGTAAACGGAAATATCAGCAACAACTTTGGAGACATTCAAACTGCTTATGCAGGGTATATTCTTACAAGTCCTGGTGGATTTAACGTAATGAATGCTCAAAATCCAATTCCTCAAACAACTACAAAAAGCTTAGGGGGAAGATTAGAGTATAGAAATCCACTAAATAACTTATTCTTTAACGCCGGTTACAGAATAAGTGACGCTAAAAATAACTTATTGGCTTCAAGTTCAGTAAATGCTTCAGGATTTAGTGTTATTGAATATATTGAGAGAGAAAACAAAAGAGAAACGAATACTTTATACGGGGAAGTTGGAAAATATTTTCCAAAATTCAAAACAAATGCATCCGTTACGTTTAATCAAGGGACAACAATATCTCAGTCTATAAGAAATAATGATCTTTTAGATAATAAGAATTTATCAAATGCTTTAGGATTCAAATTCAACAATACCTATTTCTCTTGGATGAGCGTTGATTTCAATTTCTCTAAAACTTGGAGCAACAGAACCAATGGAATCTTACAGGGAGATTTAGGTAAAGCGGAAGGTTATACGCACAACTTAAATGTATTCCTTTATCCATTAGAAAACCATACATTAGGATTCTATTGGGATCAAATCAATTCAAGTCAGGCAAATGAAGAATATAAAAACGGATTCTTTGATTTGTCTTACCAATACAGCTGGGCAAGCAAAAAAGTTGATTTTGAATTGAAATGGATGAATATTGCAAACAGAAAAGTATTTGAAAGAATAGACGTTGGCGATGCTTCAATAAGCCAGACGACAATGTTATTAAGACCAAGCCAAGTGATGCTGGCAGTAAAATTCAACTTCAAATAAAAACAAAAAAACCAATCTCACTGAGGTTGGTTTTTTGTTTAAATCTAAAAGTCCTGCAAATCCGCAGTAGGGCCATAACTTCCGGGCAGCTGAATATCATTTAATCGGTAATAAACTCCCAGCTGTGCACGGTGATGGGTAATTTGACTCAAACTGTGACGGATGGCACCGTATTTTGTCCATGAAGATAGAGTATGTCCGTCATTTTTTAATGACCAGTTTGGTTCAAGATCTTCTTCTTTTGCTTTTTCTAAAGCTTCTTCGCTAGATTTGTAATTGTCTTCCAAAACTTTAAGCAAATCTTCCTTTGTGGTAAGCAGTTTTGGCTGCATTCCGCCTTGTGCAAGATCTATTTCAGAACTGTTCAGCATAAAACCTGCCCAACCAAAAATTTCCCCAATATGGGTCGCAAGATGTGCCATTTTCATGCTTTTAGGATGCGGACTGTACTCATTTTTGTCTTCTGGATAGATTTCAAAAAACTTCTTTGTCGTCTGATACTCGGTTTCGAGTTCATCTCTGAATTGTTTTAATGGGTCCATACAATATTTGTTTTTAGGTACTTAAAGATAAAAATTTTAGATAAAATAATATCGAAAGAAATTTTAATTAAAAAAATCTGTAACAAAATTGTACAACAGCTAACTAATTATGTAAACGTTATTAAAATGAAAAATTTATTTTCAATACTATTTATCGCAATTTTCACAATTGCTAACGCACAAGAAGCCAAAGAAAGCTCAAACCGTTTCTTTTATGAGCTTACTTTCAAACCAAAAAAAGATTCTGCCAAGCTTGATAAAGTAATTACTGTGTTGGATATTACAGACAAAAACAGATCTGTTTATCAGGATTACACAGTGATTTCTCAAGATTCTATCACAAAAGTAGAAATTGAAACAATGCAAAAAGCAGGGGTATACAAAGACCTTTCAAAATCTCTTAAAACACCGAAGTTTTCAGCAAGAATTCATAAATTCTATCCAAGCATGAAAGTTGAATATGTAGATAAAGTAGCCAACGGAATGACTCCGGTAAACATCGCTTACACTGAAGATTTGAAATTTAACTGGAAAATATTAAATGATAAACAGAAAATTGGTGAATACAATACCCAAAAAGCAACCACAGAATATGGTGGAAGAACTTGGACAGCTTGGTTTTCTTCAGACATTCCCTTTCAGGATGGACCTTATAAGTTCAGTGGACTTCCTGGTTTGATTGTAAAAATTGAAGATGCCGACAAAAATTACTCTTGGGTACTACAGGGAAATAAAAAATAAAAGAATACAACGAGTTTTCTTACATAGAAGGGTTAATGCAGGCGACAGGTGGAAAACCAAAGGAACTTACAAGAGAAAAGTTTGACAAAACATTTAACGATTTCAAAAAAGATCCTTTTTCTTCGGTAAGACCAATGATGACACAGGAAATATTATCGAGACCAGTTCCCGGCACAGACGGAACAGTAGGAGATATGATGAAAAAGCAGGAGAAAATGTATAAAGATTTTTATAATGCAAATGATAACCCTATTGAAAAGTCTCAAGACAAAAAATAACATTCATATTTAACTCAACTATATTGAAATAAACCCAAATGCAGAAATGTGTTTGGGTTTATTGTTTTAATAATTTTCTACAAATCTTTAAAAGAGCGTTATTTAGATTAAATTTAAATAGAGTATATTTGCACTTACAAAAATATAGGTATTGAAAGATAACTATTTACAAACATTAAGCAACTTTCCTAAGAACAAACTTGGGAAAATTTTGGGCTATGACAATGATCATTTGAAGATGCCCAACAAAATTATAGAAATGGGGCTTTTGCCTGAAACTGTTTTCAGAATTCTGTACCAGGCACCTTTCAACGGTCCTCTTTACGTGGAGTTTGGCGAAGAAAAAAGCCGGATTGCACTGCGTAGAGAAGAAGGCGAGTTTATCATTGTAGAAGATTGGAATTAATGCAGCAACAAAACAAAAAACAGATACTTTTAGTCGGAAACCCAAACGTAGGAAAATCAACCGTTTTTAATGCGCTTTGCAACAAAAAACAGAAGACAGGAAACTATGCAGGGGTGACAGTTTCTAGCCATTCCGGGAATTATACGTATAAAAATGAAGAGGTTGAGGTTGTAGACCTTCCGGGGTCATACAGCATTTATCCAAGTTCTGAGGATGAGGCGATTTTTTCTAAATTTCTTTTGGAAGGTCAGAAAGATTTTGCTGGGGTTGTCTATATTCTGGAAGCTTTAAGTTTAAAAAGAGGATTGCTTTTGTTTCAGCAAATTCAGGATTTGGGCGTTCCGATGATTTTGGTCGTTAACCAAGTGGATCAGGCAGAAAGAAGAGGAATTAATATCGATATCGAAAAGTTTTCTCAGGCTTTGAATATCAAAATTATTCAGACCAACGCCAAAGAACAGTTAGGAATTGAAGCCATTCAGGAAGCTGTTTTAAACAATGATTTTGCTAAAATAGAAAATCCTTCATTTGAAATCCCTGCAGAGCATAAAGATTTTTTAAATAAAATTTCTTTGCACAATCATTTTGAAAACGATTATAAAGCCTGGATGAGCATTTCTGTTGGTGCAGATATAAATAAATTAGATTCTGCGACAGATTTAATTACGGATTCTGAAGCTAAAAGTTTAGTTCCGAAGAGATTGCAGGTTCAGGA comes from Chryseobacterium sp. 3008163 and encodes:
- a CDS encoding RNA 2'-phosphotransferase — translated: MNEQHKKKLSKFLSYVLRHHPELINLNLDENGWADVDELITKSKRDSYEGFTFEELDEIVQTNEKKRFAFNEDKTRIRASQGHSVEINLALIPQQPPEFLYHGTAQSNIVSILEKGIEKRSRQHVHLSQDKETATRVGMRHGKPVILTIRTQKMFEEGIEFYLSENEVWLTDFVKSKYITHE
- a CDS encoding cupin-like domain-containing protein, translating into MGVILKPIDIVDDITQEEFREKYLIPRKPVVIKNMAKKWPAYQKWTMDYVKEVVGDIIVPLYDSAKADPSAPINTPTTEMKFADYIDLIQREPTDLRIFFFDPIKHASKLLDEYIPPKELMGGFLDKYPGMFFGGQGSVTFLHFDIDLAHIFHTHFNGRKHVLLFEYKWKDRLYKLPYTTYALEDYDISNPDFEKFPALDGVEGIECFLEHGDTLFMPTGWWHWMKYLDGSFSISLRAWDKSWAVKANSLWNLTVQRNFDNFMKGRYKKRYMDWKEKKAVERANYALKKGLPKR
- a CDS encoding TonB-dependent receptor; amino-acid sequence: MNRKISLFLMVFFSVIAFAQKTVSGKITDEDGVAIPSASVTVEEPGKDAILAYGITNSKGEYKVTFTSAESNVDLKVKAFNQKPLTKQISNSDQTLTFKMQSEATEIKEVQLKTKMITSRGDTIAYDLKAFDSKNDRTLADVMKKIPGIEVNADGSILYQGNAINKFYVNGKDLMEGGYGTINNSLPKDAVQKVEVLENHQPVKMLQGKIPSDAAAINIKLKNSVTMTGRGEVASGFGDPWLWNVKLTPMFFGQKSQWVVNYKTNNVGEQVENEGNILGSYNQWEGRRGNASQNNWLSVENASVPNLPVRRYLFNNVHYLSANYLTNIDKKKEWELKVNANYTNNAVERESTTNVNDFQQNTSYGYSFLNNFYTDKLKGELIFTKNAKKGFFKNVTTFSQFWNADRSNANRYDNIAGNRFGSEAVQSPTSSFQNSLSTIIPWKEKMVNLKSYINYQDDSQTLQITPANYLQIPFRATPTGPLTTIPFAPGSMALQNYRMKTLDTSHSANISFTTKGWTFTPEVGVDFSTDNLTTNFDGATTGSTPDFGSSLYENSLKFTEFKPFASVGINYKSDAWSIFSSLPVNFNNIKAEDPSRSVNKTLSRTTFTPNLFAQYSFASFFKASVNGNISNNFGDIQTAYAGYILTSPGGFNVMNAQNPIPQTTTKSLGGRLEYRNPLNNLFFNAGYRISDAKNNLLASSSVNASGFSVIEYIERENKRETNTLYGEVGKYFPKFKTNASVTFNQGTTISQSIRNNDLLDNKNLSNALGFKFNNTYFSWMSVDFNFSKTWSNRTNGILQGDLGKAEGYTHNLNVFLYPLENHTLGFYWDQINSSQANEEYKNGFFDLSYQYSWASKKVDFELKWMNIANRKVFERIDVGDASISQTTMLLRPSQVMLAVKFNFK
- a CDS encoding DinB family protein, translating into MDPLKQFRDELETEYQTTKKFFEIYPEDKNEYSPHPKSMKMAHLATHIGEIFGWAGFMLNSSEIDLAQGGMQPKLLTTKEDLLKVLEDNYKSSEEALEKAKEEDLEPNWSLKNDGHTLSSWTKYGAIRHSLSQITHHRAQLGVYYRLNDIQLPGSYGPTADLQDF
- a CDS encoding GLPGLI family protein, yielding MKNLFSILFIAIFTIANAQEAKESSNRFFYELTFKPKKDSAKLDKVITVLDITDKNRSVYQDYTVISQDSITKVEIETMQKAGVYKDLSKSLKTPKFSARIHKFYPSMKVEYVDKVANGMTPVNIAYTEDLKFNWKILNDKQKIGEYNTQKATTEYGGRTWTAWFSSDIPFQDGPYKFSGLPGLIVKIEDADKNYSWVLQGNKK
- a CDS encoding ferrous iron transport protein A, translating into MKDNYLQTLSNFPKNKLGKILGYDNDHLKMPNKIIEMGLLPETVFRILYQAPFNGPLYVEFGEEKSRIALRREEGEFIIVEDWN